A window of the Helianthus annuus cultivar XRQ/B chromosome 4, HanXRQr2.0-SUNRISE, whole genome shotgun sequence genome harbors these coding sequences:
- the LOC110936043 gene encoding heat shock cognate 70 kDa protein, with protein MSRSVKTTPIGIDLGTTYSCVAAWFDQHNRVEILPNEQGNNITPSCVACNGKELLVGEGAKNQITRNPTHTVFDVKRIMGSRFNDTSLQKDIESWPFKVIQGSSDKPLIVLEHMGANKEFSAEELSSMILKKLKEAAEAYLGTTVRDAVITVPAYFSDKQRQATKDAGTLAGLNVMRLISEPTAAAIAYGLDKISDPNHPQQKNVFVFDLGGGTFDVSLLTISRDGTISVKAVGGDTHLGGEDFDKAMVDYCVQEFKKKQKKDISKSARAMGRLKVACEKAKRDLSSTAETSIDIDCLCDGVDFSMKVTRAKFEDLNARFFTKCIEHVENCLRDGNMHKSNVDDIVLVGGSTRIPKVQQMLGEFFDWKPLCKSINADEAVAYGAAVLAANLSGNGNKAVKDLILLDVTPLSLGITTEGGYMSVIIPRNTPIPIMKEKKYHTSYDNQVSASVRVYQGECGETKDNIFLDEFTLHGVPPGPKGKEKMKVCFSIDANGILDVSAELVSTGNKRSIVIAGSGNVSKDDIEKMLKKVELC; from the exons ATGTCGAGAAGTGTTAAAACAACTCCGATAGGTattgatcttggaacaacatactCGTGTGTTGCTGCTTGGTTTGATCAACACAATCGTGTTGAGATCCTTCCTAATGAACAGGGTAACAACATTACCCCTTCATGTGTGGCTTGTAACGGAAAAGAACTTTTAGTAGGTGAGGGTGCCAAAAATCAGATCACCAGGAACCCCACTCATACCGTTTTTG ATGTTAAGCGTATAATGGGGAGCAGATTCAATGATACAAGCTTACAAAAAGACATAGAATCATGGCCTTTTAAGGTAATACAAGGGTCTAGTGATAAACCATTGATTGTACTTGAACATATGGGTGCAAACAAGGAGTTTTCGGCTGAAGAACTATCTTCCATGATTTTAAAGAAGTTAAAAGAGGCAGCCGAGGCATACCTTGGTACAACAGTTAGAGATGCTGTGATTACCGTCCCTGCATATTTTAGTGATAAGCAACGACAAGCAACAAAGGATGCTGGTACACTAGCTGGCCTCAATGTCATGCGTTTGATCAGTGAGCCCACAGCAGCTGCAATTGCCTACGGTCTAGACAAGATTTCGGACCCAAACCACCCACAACAGAAAAACGTGTTTGTCTTTGATTTAGGTGGAGGGACATTTGATGTGTCACTTCTTACTATCAGCAGGGACGGAACCATAAGTGTCAAAGCAGTGGGGGGTGACACTCATTTGGGTGGAGAGGATTTCGACAAGGCGATGGTTGATTATTGTGTACAAGAATTTaagaaaaaacaaaagaaagataTCAGCAAAAGTGCAAGGGCAATGGGGAGATTGAAAGTTGCCTGTGAGAAAGCAAAGAGGGATTTGTCTTCAACAGCCGAAACCTCGATTGATATTGATTGTTTGTGTGATGGAGTCGATTTTTCAATGAAGGTCACCCGGGCGAAATTTGAAGATCTGAACGCTCGTTTCTTTACGAAGTGTATTGagcatgttgaaaattgtttgaGAGATGGCAATATGCACAAAAGTAATGTGGATGATATAGTTCTTGTTGGTGGGTCGACTAGGATTCCCAAGGTACAACAAATGTTGGGTGAGTTTTTTGACTGGAAACCACTTTGCAAGAGCATTAATGCGGATGAAGCTGTTGCATATGGTGCAGCAGTATTAGCTGCAAACTTAAGTGGTAATGGCAATAAAGCTGTGAAGGATTTGATACTCTTAGATGTAACCCCTTTGTCCCTTGGTATTACCACTGAAGGAGGATATATGAGTGTTATAATCCCAAGGAACACACCAATACCCATCATGAAGGAAAAAAAATATCACACATCGTACGACAATCAAGTATCAGCCTCAGTGCGTGTGTATCAAGGTGAGTGCGGTGAAACGAAAGACAACATCTTCCTTGATGAATTCACTCTTCATGGTGTTCCACCAGGTCCTAAAGGTAAAGAAAAAATGAAGGTTTGCTTTAGTATAGATGCCAATGGTATTCTTGATGTCTCGGCTGAGTTGGTATCTACGGGTAATAAAAGAAGTATAGTAATCGCTGGGAGTGGAAATGTGTCCAAGGATGACATCGAGAAGATGCTAAAAAAGGTTGAGCTTTGTTAG